A single genomic interval of Streptomyces sp. NBC_00663 harbors:
- a CDS encoding mannose-binding protein, with product MSAQRKAGDGTSPDTAAGAPQVRVAVTLSASPEPPEGAFTPGRTVPAPDAARGEPAEPEGVSAAPTRPETGGEDADEETTTLSGTSVTRAPQEEPATAEKPEPAEAEGAAQAEFHGEVPALTGAAPLVAADADHPGADSGESHGGRPKKPMLAAAAIVGAVLIAVPFLLMGGTQDDDSKQPTANAAANEDADTVLGAGATNQAPDGYATRTPTAAPSDKPSKKPKPSPEGSKEPKDDVGTVTDTKPKTTPSATRSAKTTEKEAEARTPVWTSTSVSAPSTLSAGESWSTNRIKMTMQSDGNLVVYNEKGKATWASMTFGANHTARFQTDGNLVIHNGDDRPIWGADVWGHPGAKLILRADGKVVIMDGTTVTWST from the coding sequence ATGAGTGCACAACGTAAAGCGGGAGACGGCACCTCTCCCGACACCGCCGCAGGCGCGCCGCAGGTCCGGGTCGCGGTCACCCTGTCCGCTTCCCCGGAGCCGCCCGAGGGGGCGTTCACCCCGGGCAGGACGGTGCCGGCCCCGGACGCGGCGAGGGGCGAACCAGCGGAGCCCGAGGGTGTTTCGGCCGCCCCGACCCGTCCGGAGACCGGGGGAGAGGACGCCGACGAGGAGACGACAACGCTGTCCGGCACCTCCGTCACGCGCGCACCGCAGGAGGAGCCGGCCACGGCCGAGAAGCCGGAGCCCGCCGAGGCGGAGGGCGCGGCCCAGGCGGAGTTCCACGGTGAGGTGCCCGCGCTGACCGGGGCCGCGCCGCTGGTCGCTGCGGACGCCGACCACCCCGGCGCCGACTCGGGGGAGTCCCACGGCGGACGCCCCAAGAAGCCGATGCTGGCCGCCGCGGCCATCGTCGGCGCCGTGCTCATCGCCGTGCCCTTCCTGCTGATGGGAGGCACGCAGGACGACGACAGCAAGCAGCCGACGGCGAACGCCGCCGCCAACGAGGACGCCGACACCGTTCTTGGGGCGGGCGCGACGAACCAGGCACCGGACGGCTACGCCACCCGGACACCCACTGCCGCCCCGAGCGACAAGCCGTCCAAGAAGCCCAAGCCGAGCCCCGAGGGGAGCAAGGAGCCGAAGGACGACGTCGGCACGGTCACGGACACCAAGCCCAAGACGACCCCCAGCGCCACCCGATCCGCGAAAACCACGGAGAAGGAGGCCGAGGCCAGGACACCGGTGTGGACGAGTACGTCCGTCTCGGCCCCGAGCACGCTGTCCGCAGGCGAGTCCTGGAGCACCAACCGGATCAAGATGACCATGCAGTCGGACGGCAATCTCGTCGTCTACAACGAGAAGGGCAAGGCCACCTGGGCGTCCATGACCTTCGGCGCCAACCACACGGCCCGTTTCCAGACGGACGGCAACCTGGTCATCCACAACGGTGACGACAGGCCCATCTGGGGTGCCGACGTCTGGGGTCATCCGGGCGCGAAGCTGATTCTCCGCGCGGACGGGAAGGTGGTCATCATGGACGGCACCACCGTGACCTGGTCCACCTGA
- a CDS encoding DUF4246 domain-containing protein, which produces MTDLSAFPLPFHSSRSIAFAAPRTLRELQMMECSSQIRAKPRWFEKMNDGGIVARWTREALAQGLTEAQVRYVLAELRHYAALRDASTGIEVSAVDGVWHSDALIDDELGVRLREAVRALENVPDAEQDWHPGSDGLVLDMVHPSLFCLVREVSGEPERAWHNPTNQYSKYEFSEKFQWLPTDVDVSDDGAVAFRSYVNNVHPDTHRELAAVLPDLFARFRPLLENVLTDLRHPRPLRIEADPYGWYDAEPEYPDKSSYSDDEAYAEAVQAWEEAQDTWWENRRPVIPDAPAFTPPEPPDEAARIDLRGRSLQVIVKVAAIHLTPDKPEYAGGSWHVEGMMNERIVSTGIYYWDSENITESHLSFRAALTEPDYEQSDDNGVREVYGLENEDALNQVLGSASTPEGRCLAFPNILQHRVGSFRLADPTRPGHRKILVFFLVDPSQKIVSTSDVPPQQPWSDSSTMTLEQAKEYREQLMQERKFFVDEHNEQLYEREFSLCEH; this is translated from the coding sequence TTGACTGACCTGTCCGCTTTTCCGCTGCCCTTTCACTCCTCCCGTTCCATAGCGTTCGCGGCACCCCGGACCCTGCGGGAACTCCAGATGATGGAGTGCAGTTCACAGATTCGGGCGAAGCCGCGGTGGTTCGAGAAGATGAACGACGGCGGCATCGTGGCCAGATGGACGCGGGAAGCGCTCGCCCAGGGCCTCACCGAAGCACAGGTCCGCTACGTCCTGGCCGAACTGCGGCATTACGCCGCGCTGCGTGACGCGTCGACCGGCATCGAGGTGTCCGCCGTCGATGGCGTGTGGCACTCGGACGCCCTCATCGACGATGAGCTCGGAGTGCGCCTGCGTGAGGCGGTGCGCGCCCTGGAGAACGTCCCCGACGCGGAACAGGACTGGCACCCCGGATCCGACGGCCTCGTCCTGGATATGGTCCACCCCTCGCTGTTCTGCCTGGTGAGAGAGGTGAGCGGCGAACCCGAGCGGGCGTGGCACAATCCGACGAACCAGTACTCGAAGTACGAGTTCTCGGAGAAGTTCCAGTGGCTGCCGACGGACGTGGACGTCAGCGATGACGGCGCTGTCGCCTTCCGGTCGTACGTCAACAACGTCCATCCCGATACCCATCGCGAACTGGCCGCCGTACTGCCCGACTTGTTCGCCCGCTTCCGCCCGCTCCTGGAGAACGTGCTGACCGACCTGCGTCATCCGCGCCCTCTGCGGATCGAGGCCGATCCGTACGGGTGGTACGACGCGGAGCCGGAGTACCCGGACAAGTCCTCCTACAGTGACGATGAGGCGTACGCCGAAGCTGTCCAGGCGTGGGAAGAGGCCCAGGACACCTGGTGGGAGAACCGCCGTCCGGTCATCCCGGACGCCCCCGCCTTCACCCCGCCGGAGCCGCCCGACGAGGCTGCCCGAATCGACCTGCGCGGCCGCTCTCTTCAGGTCATCGTCAAGGTCGCCGCCATCCACCTCACCCCGGACAAACCCGAGTACGCGGGCGGTTCCTGGCATGTCGAGGGGATGATGAACGAGCGGATCGTCTCGACCGGCATCTACTACTGGGACAGCGAGAACATCACCGAGAGCCACCTGAGTTTCCGTGCGGCGCTCACCGAACCGGACTACGAACAGAGCGACGACAACGGTGTGCGAGAGGTCTACGGCCTGGAAAACGAGGACGCGCTGAACCAGGTGCTGGGATCGGCCTCGACCCCCGAAGGCCGCTGCCTGGCCTTCCCCAACATCCTGCAACACCGCGTCGGTTCGTTCCGACTCGCGGATCCGACCCGCCCGGGACACCGCAAGATTCTCGTCTTCTTCCTGGTCGACCCGTCACAGAAGATCGTCTCGACATCCGATGTGCCACCGCAGCAACCATGGTCCGACTCCTCGACCATGACCCTGGAACAGGCCAAGGAGTACCGCGAACAGCTCATGCAGGAACGCAAGTTCTTCGTCGACGAGCACAACGAGCAGCTCTACGAGCGGGAGTTCTCCCTCTGCGAGCACTGA
- a CDS encoding RICIN domain-containing protein, whose translation MPAESTTARTETEPDAADIAQGADIVAAGAGSDGGGAATAGESHGGPKKPMLAAAAIVGALLIGVPFLVAGQGDKDERGSDRTGNAAGTVLDTDRIPHASQSYATEAPSPSVSTSPSPSESPEEKRSKGPGRAPVAEPKQAAPTATESKKTESKKATTPSAAEKQRRQANAASSARTILVRNSTTGLCADVPDYGNGKIDGPVNQYPCNGTANDNQLWNLEVAEAESGPKGASLFLIRNSKDKYCMDLPDYGSAATGTNVTEYYCRATADNQLWWLDPRSDGTYWIRSYSSNNLCLGLEGGASAGNDAHLEIGGCGPADRWTI comes from the coding sequence GTGCCGGCGGAGTCCACGACCGCCCGCACCGAAACCGAGCCCGACGCCGCGGACATCGCGCAGGGCGCCGACATCGTCGCTGCGGGAGCGGGAAGCGATGGTGGGGGAGCCGCGACCGCCGGCGAGTCGCACGGCGGCCCCAAGAAGCCGATGCTGGCCGCCGCGGCCATCGTCGGGGCGCTCCTGATCGGGGTCCCGTTCCTTGTGGCGGGACAGGGCGACAAGGACGAGCGCGGCTCGGACCGGACCGGCAACGCGGCTGGAACGGTCCTGGACACGGACCGGATCCCGCACGCCTCGCAGAGCTACGCGACCGAAGCGCCGTCACCCTCCGTTTCCACCTCCCCTTCGCCCAGTGAGTCACCCGAGGAGAAGCGGTCCAAGGGCCCCGGCCGCGCGCCGGTGGCCGAGCCGAAGCAGGCCGCCCCGACGGCCACCGAGTCCAAGAAGACCGAGTCGAAGAAGGCCACCACGCCCAGCGCCGCCGAGAAGCAGCGCCGGCAGGCCAACGCGGCCTCCAGCGCTCGCACCATCCTGGTCAGGAACTCCACGACGGGCCTGTGCGCCGACGTCCCCGACTACGGCAACGGCAAGATCGACGGCCCGGTCAACCAGTACCCCTGCAACGGCACGGCCAACGACAACCAGCTGTGGAACCTGGAGGTCGCGGAGGCCGAGAGCGGACCCAAGGGCGCCTCTCTGTTCCTGATCAGGAACAGCAAGGACAAGTACTGCATGGACCTGCCCGACTACGGCTCGGCCGCCACGGGCACCAACGTCACCGAGTACTACTGCCGCGCGACCGCCGACAACCAGCTGTGGTGGCTCGATCCCCGCTCGGACGGCACGTACTGGATCCGCAGCTACTCCAGCAACAACCTCTGTCTCGGACTTGAGGGAGGCGCGTCCGCAGGCAACGACGCGCACCTGGAGATCGGCGGCTGCGGTCCCGCCGACCGGTGGACGATCTGA